One window of the Granulicella arctica genome contains the following:
- the pgi gene encoding glucose-6-phosphate isomerase: MTTKLAPLSERPSWKALQAHHDTIQATTLKQLFADDPARGERLTAEAAGIFLDYSKNRVTDETLGLLTKLAEESGLAERINAMFTGEKINITENRAVLHVALRAPKSESIVVDGEDVVPPVHAVLDKMAGFADRVRSGDWKGHTGKRIRNVVNIGIGGSDLGPVMAYEALKHYTQRDLTFRFVSNVDGTDFAEAVQDLNADETLFLVASKTFTTLETMTNAHSARDWSLAGLGGDEKAVAKHFVAISTNAKEVAKFGIDTANMFEFWDWVGGRYSMDSAIGLSTMVAIGSDNFRAMLDGFHEMDVHFRTTPFEKNLPVLMGLLTVWYTDFFDAQTVAILPYEQYLKRFPAYLQQLTMESNGKHITLDGEHVTTQTGPIYWGEPGTNGQHSFYQLIHQGTRLIPCDFIGFYKTLNPLGRHHDILMANVFAQAEALAFGKTAEQVKAEGTADWLVPHRVFEGNRPSNVLLADHLTPKVLGSLIALYEHAVFTQGTIWSIDSFDQWGVELGKVLAQKIIGELEGTDGAASTHDTSTTNLINRYKKNK; encoded by the coding sequence ATGACCACAAAATTGGCCCCGCTTAGCGAACGCCCGAGTTGGAAAGCCCTGCAGGCGCATCACGATACGATCCAAGCCACCACGTTGAAACAGCTCTTTGCGGATGATCCGGCGCGCGGCGAACGGCTGACTGCGGAGGCTGCCGGGATCTTTCTCGATTACTCGAAGAACCGGGTGACCGACGAGACGCTTGGACTGTTGACGAAGCTCGCGGAGGAGTCCGGGCTGGCGGAGCGGATCAACGCGATGTTTACCGGCGAGAAGATTAATATCACGGAGAACCGCGCTGTGCTGCATGTGGCGCTGCGTGCGCCGAAGAGCGAGTCGATCGTGGTCGATGGTGAGGACGTTGTGCCGCCTGTCCACGCGGTGCTCGATAAGATGGCTGGCTTTGCTGATCGCGTGCGAAGCGGCGACTGGAAGGGCCACACCGGCAAGCGTATCCGCAATGTGGTGAACATTGGGATTGGCGGTTCGGACCTTGGCCCGGTGATGGCGTATGAGGCGCTGAAGCACTACACGCAGCGCGATCTTACGTTCCGCTTCGTATCGAATGTGGACGGCACGGACTTTGCCGAGGCCGTGCAGGATTTGAATGCGGATGAGACGCTGTTTCTCGTCGCATCGAAGACCTTTACGACGCTTGAGACGATGACCAATGCTCACTCGGCTCGGGACTGGTCGCTGGCGGGGCTGGGCGGGGACGAGAAGGCGGTCGCAAAGCACTTCGTGGCGATCTCGACCAATGCCAAGGAAGTGGCGAAGTTTGGCATCGACACGGCGAACATGTTCGAGTTCTGGGACTGGGTTGGCGGACGCTATTCCATGGATTCAGCGATTGGCCTGTCGACGATGGTGGCGATTGGATCGGACAACTTCAGGGCTATGCTGGACGGCTTCCACGAGATGGACGTTCACTTTAGGACGACTCCGTTTGAGAAGAACCTGCCGGTGTTGATGGGGCTGCTGACGGTCTGGTATACGGACTTCTTTGATGCGCAGACGGTGGCGATCCTGCCGTACGAGCAGTACCTGAAGCGCTTCCCTGCCTACCTGCAGCAGTTGACGATGGAGAGCAATGGCAAGCACATCACGCTCGATGGCGAACATGTGACGACGCAGACGGGGCCGATCTACTGGGGCGAGCCGGGGACGAACGGGCAGCACTCCTTCTACCAGCTGATCCACCAGGGAACGCGGTTGATTCCGTGCGACTTCATCGGGTTCTACAAGACTCTGAACCCGCTCGGCCGTCACCACGACATCCTGATGGCGAACGTCTTTGCGCAGGCCGAGGCACTGGCGTTTGGAAAGACGGCGGAGCAGGTGAAGGCCGAGGGAACAGCAGATTGGCTGGTGCCGCATCGTGTGTTTGAGGGCAACCGGCCGTCCAACGTGCTGCTTGCAGATCACCTGACACCGAAGGTGCTGGGATCGCTGATCGCGCTGTATGAGCATGCCGTCTTCACGCAGGGTACGATCTGGAGCATCGACTCGTTCGACCAATGGGGCGTGGAGCTGGGCAAGGTTCTGGCGCAGAAGATCATTGGCGAGTTGGAAGGTACGGATGGTGCGGCATCGACGCATGACACGTCAACAACGAACCTTATCAACCGGTACAAGAAGAACAAGTAA
- a CDS encoding carboxypeptidase-like regulatory domain-containing protein: MQRSKVELVLVTLVVLLASSALCSAQRAAVSGIVRDTTGTAQLGVLVQITSASDSSLIGRAFTDLRGHYVVSNLVPGIYHVQATAALFTPATKPNLQLRAGGRAVVNLTMSTLFDMTSWLPAERRKADEPADDWKWTLRSAANRPILRMVEDGQLVMVSSSASEQHEPTVRGRAAMTNGDGGFGGGGLRSVLTMDKVQDDGSGIILQVDSGAGRTQAGVGPSTAVSAGFERQVGFASTARIVSSFQSHPELMSAGSAAGLQTMDIATAQQMKLGDLVNIEVGTSTYSVHTSGTAFAVQPFIRVMVEPAAGWTFGYRMATSRSLQGFSGLNTVQSELPVAATVDGKLRTERGRHQEISVGRKIGRGQVQLALYRDALAQVALAGTGALTTADLNSPGTSSSGAQVGAISDTMTDSFRLLTSGYEASGINVMMTQPLGQTVWAAVEYSTGTALAGDGSGTATLPLMLSGLQERPGQSAAVALKGSLPGTGTRLRAVYRWQPRDLVTAIDAYREFSDQSYLSFHVRQPVRWGGVLPQGLEASIDVSNLLAQGYQPFLSSDGRTLYLAQTPRTLQAGLSISF, translated from the coding sequence GTGCAACGTTCCAAGGTTGAACTCGTGCTCGTCACACTGGTGGTGCTACTCGCATCTTCAGCGTTGTGCTCGGCACAGCGTGCCGCCGTGTCAGGCATCGTGCGAGACACAACCGGCACCGCGCAGCTTGGCGTTCTGGTGCAAATCACCTCGGCTTCAGACTCCTCACTCATCGGCAGAGCCTTCACCGATCTCCGTGGACACTACGTAGTCAGCAACCTCGTGCCCGGAATCTACCATGTGCAGGCTACTGCCGCCCTCTTCACCCCCGCCACAAAACCCAATCTGCAGCTCAGGGCTGGCGGACGCGCCGTCGTCAATCTCACCATGAGCACGCTATTCGATATGACCTCCTGGCTCCCGGCCGAACGTCGCAAGGCGGATGAACCTGCGGATGACTGGAAGTGGACGCTTCGCTCGGCTGCAAACCGTCCCATTCTCCGCATGGTCGAAGACGGCCAGCTCGTCATGGTCTCCTCTAGTGCAAGCGAGCAGCATGAGCCCACTGTGCGCGGCAGGGCCGCCATGACTAACGGCGATGGTGGCTTTGGTGGCGGCGGCCTCCGCAGTGTTCTTACGATGGACAAGGTGCAGGACGACGGCTCCGGCATCATTCTCCAGGTCGACTCAGGCGCAGGACGCACCCAGGCAGGCGTAGGACCTTCAACAGCAGTGAGCGCTGGCTTCGAGCGTCAGGTCGGCTTCGCGAGCACGGCACGTATCGTCTCAAGCTTCCAGTCGCATCCCGAGTTGATGAGTGCTGGCAGCGCGGCTGGCCTCCAGACCATGGACATCGCCACGGCACAGCAGATGAAGCTTGGCGACCTCGTAAATATCGAAGTCGGCACCTCCACCTACTCCGTGCACACCTCGGGCACTGCCTTCGCCGTCCAGCCATTCATTCGCGTCATGGTCGAACCTGCCGCAGGATGGACCTTCGGCTATCGCATGGCAACCTCTCGCAGTCTGCAGGGCTTCTCCGGTTTGAACACCGTCCAGTCTGAGCTTCCGGTCGCCGCTACCGTCGATGGCAAGTTGCGCACAGAGCGGGGAAGGCACCAGGAGATCTCGGTCGGTCGAAAAATAGGACGCGGACAGGTCCAGCTCGCTCTCTATCGTGACGCATTGGCGCAGGTTGCTCTGGCAGGCACCGGCGCCCTCACAACAGCCGATCTGAACTCACCCGGAACCAGTTCCAGTGGCGCTCAGGTAGGCGCCATCTCAGACACGATGACCGACAGCTTTCGCCTCCTCACCTCCGGGTACGAGGCGAGCGGCATCAATGTCATGATGACGCAACCGCTGGGTCAGACCGTCTGGGCCGCGGTCGAGTACAGCACCGGCACGGCGCTCGCCGGGGACGGTTCCGGCACAGCAACTCTGCCGCTCATGCTCAGCGGCCTGCAGGAGCGTCCCGGCCAATCTGCCGCCGTCGCTCTCAAGGGAAGTCTGCCGGGCACCGGCACACGTCTTCGCGCGGTCTACCGCTGGCAGCCGCGAGATCTCGTCACCGCAATCGACGCCTACCGCGAGTTCAGCGACCAGTCATACCTAAGCTTTCACGTACGCCAGCCCGTACGCTGGGGAGGAGTTCTACCGCAAGGGCTCGAGGCGTCCATCGACGTAAGCAATCTGCTCGCCCAGGGCTACCAGCCGTTCCTCTCCTCCGACGGACGAACTCTCTATCTCGCCCAGACGCCACGCACCCTGCAGGCTGGCCTCTCCATCTCCTTTTAG